The Prionailurus bengalensis isolate Pbe53 chromosome B1, Fcat_Pben_1.1_paternal_pri, whole genome shotgun sequence genomic interval GGCTAGCAGAGAATTGCAACCAGCACAACCAACCAGTGGCAAAAGCATAGGTGAGCGTGCACAACAAACGAAAGGAACCCTCTTTTAGAGGAAAGGGGAACTTAGGAGGGCTGTTGTCAACAcaaagtccattggagtaaactgggagtttGAAGTGTAGcggcttctcattggctggacTGTTGCCAGGGCGAAGTAagcccctcttcctcctgctaAGGATCATAAAGCAGCGGCCAAAGTAGAATCCACCTgcaaggtggggcgcctgggtagctcagccggttaagcatctgactttggctcaggtcctgatctcgcggtcgtgagttccatcaggtcttgatctcgtggtctgtgagttcgagccccgagtggggctctgtgctgacagctccgagcctggagcctgcttctgtttctgtgtctccctctctctctctctctctgcccgtcccccattctctcccccccccctctgcctttcaaaataagtgaataaatatttaaaaaaaaaaaaaaaaacatctgtgtgcaagtttttgtgtggatgccAGTTTTCCAGTCATTTGGATAAACACCAAGGAGCACAATTGCCGGACTGCATGGGAAGAATATGCTTAGTTTCGTAAGAAACGGCCAAACGGTCTTCCACCGCAACcgtgcaccattttgcattcgcCCAGGCGATGAATGAGAGCTCCCGCCggtccacatcctcactagcatttGGGGTTGTCAGTTTTCTGGGTTTGGGCCTTTTTAACAAGGCcgtagtggcatctcattgtagtctgagccatttatttttattcatacaaAAAACTTACGAGCTAGCTGCCCCGGATATATTAAGGAAGCCCAAAAGTTGGATTTTTAGTAGAGCAACTGTAAccgctttttttttaaaaaacccagatttttttgttttgacagagCTGAAGAATGGAACCGGCCAACAAGGCAAAGGGCAGCGTAGACATCAAGTTTATTAGGGagagaatgaaacaaaagaaaaagcctcCTGTTACCGGGACGGGCTCCTTAAGGAGGAGGCCTCAGAGAAGGAGGTTTATATCAGTTAGTGGCTCGTCCTTTTGAGGCGGAGGAACCCTGTAGTTGCTGCACCAGGATACGGTTCTGGTTCCAGGCGGTTCGTTCCAGGGAGTGGGTATTTCAGAAGGTCCAGTACTTTCTGCTTCCTTGTGTTAACAACTTGTTGTTATCCCTATCTACCCAAGGTCAACCGGTCTCCTGTCTCACAACCAAAATATAAACAACCTGAGAAAAGTCTAAAATGTAAGGACTTTACATGTGTATATGCTTGGTATTTACAACACATTTTTATGACtgctttatcttttcattcttaacTCTGCCATCTTCAAAACTAGGATTTGTGTCCTTTTAACGGACAGGAAAACAGAAGCCCAAAGCGAGGCACTTGTGCAAGCTGGATTCCTGACATTTTTACTGCTGTTCTGTGACTGGGTCAACGGGCTAGGAAATTAACTTATCTTTGCTGAAAATTCTGTTTAAAGTTTGCTGATGTGTGCCGAGCTCTGCCCAGGGCTTCAGGGACACAGAGCTGAACAagaagacaccccccccccaccctctgccccctccccccccccccccacggggcCTTCAACTGGTAAGGTGTTCGGGCTCAACAAAACCTTCTTCACATCCACCGAGCTTTGGGTCCCCTGGGACCTCAGGATGAACCACACTAGGCCTTGGACTCTAGAGTTGGGggactgaggggtggggggctccgCTTGGTGAAGAGACACCCAGACATTTCTGACTGCAATCCCGGAAGAACGGAAAACTACACTTAAAGACAGCTGCCAGGGGTCCGACTGCCCTACTAAAGAGGAGGGGGCTACCACAGTCTGGGGATGTTCGTTTAGTGTAGGAAGATCGCGTTTATAACTTAAAAGTACCCAACACAGTGCTCACGGAGGCCGCCAACAAGAGGGCGCCCCGGGAAGGGCTCACCCCAAAACGAGGGGTGCGGAGGGGCGCAGCACAGAGGCGGAAGGGGGAAGGGGCGATGAGGCGGGGCGCGAGTACGTGCGTGCGCGCTCGCCGCCGCGGTGGGGCGGTTGCCCCGCCCCCCATTGACGTGCGCGCGGCCGCACCTCGGTCGACGGGAGGCGTGGCCGTAAAGAGGCACGGCCGTGTCGCGAAAGGGGCCGCAACGCTCAGGGCGCTGGTTGACGGCTGGGACTCCATTTTGTTCGCGGCTTCTCTGCTCGTAAGTCGCTTGTTTCCGTGGCTTGTGCGAGGCGAAAAGTTTTAAAAGGGTAAAAGTTGTAAGGAATATTCTGGAACTCTGTTGGTAAGCCTAGCGAGTCTCCATTTTCTCTCCGCAGCAGACGTCGATACCGCGGTTCCGGAGAGGCGGGGAGGATGCGGCCCTTGGACGTCGTCGAGCTGGCAGAGCCGGAGGAGGTGGAGGTGCTGGAGCCCGAGGAGGATTTCGAGCAGTTCCTGCTGCCCGTCATCAACGAGATGCGGGAGGACATCGCGGCGCTGACCCGGGAGCACGGCCGGGCGTACCTGCGGAACCGGAGCAAGCTGTGGGAGATGGACAATATGCTCATCCAAATCAAAACGCAGGTGGAGGCCTCGGAGGAGAGCGCCCTGAACCATCTTCAGAATCCCGACGAGGGAGTCGAGGGCAGAGGGACCAAACGGTGCGAGAAGGCGGAGGAGAAGGCCAAGGAGATCGCGAAGATGGCAGAGATGTTGGTGGAGCTGGTCCGGCGGATAGAGAGAAGCGAATCGTCGTGAAGGAGGGCGGGCGGTAAGGCCGGGGGCCGCCGGGGCCCGATGCGGGTCCTGGTGGTTGCCAGACCCTTGGTTAATCTCCGACGAGACGTGTTTAATAAGGGTCCACGTGGGGTGGAAGTTGGAGGCAGGAGAAATACAGGCGTGTTCGATTTTTACCCCGGGTGTGCGTAGCAATCCGTTAAAAAATCCTCTACGCTGCTGATTTGGGAAAGCCAGGTTTGGGAGTGTTGGGTTGAAACCCAAAGGCCCGCTCAGTAGAGTGGCTGCAGAACCGTGATCGTACAGGCCTTTAAGGAGACAAAGTCACAACAGGGGCCGTTGAGCAAGGGGGAATAGAAAGCGGATTATCCGAGGGCAGGGCTCTTACTGGACGAGTTCAGGTTTTGCCAGAAGACTGGAATGGGTCAGGGGGCCTGGAGAAGAGCTGGCGTCCTGCACGGTTAAAGGTGTGCCGggctttggtttgtttgttccTTCAGGATGAACTTCTTAACGATGACTTTTCTCCGATTGCGCTTTAGGTTAACAGCCAATGGATTCTGGTCAACTGATGGAGATTGGCTGACATCGTTGAGAAGCTGAAACCAGAGagccttttgttttctctctctctctctctctctcttttttttccccccactctgtCTACACTCTGTCCTCACTTACACTACGTTTCCGCAATGGTCTGTGGTTGATGACCTCAATATAAGTTTTGACTGTTCgatgtttttgtttgggaaggtaacttttatttggaaaatgctCTCACACGAGAATTAGGGCCTAGATTGTAAGCTTTTGCAGCAGTCATGTTTGTTCCTGGGCTTTGGTTATTTCGAAATTTCGAGGCGCTTTGCTCTTTCTTGTGTGACTTGAAAGCTCCCTGGCACTTTGAGTCTGTGTCACACGAGACGCAAGAGTTGGAGTTTTCCAGCTCTGGAGGTGCCCAAGGCGCGCTGGGTTACTTCTAGA includes:
- the MRFAP1 gene encoding MORF4 family-associated protein 1 — protein: MRPLDVVELAEPEEVEVLEPEEDFEQFLLPVINEMREDIAALTREHGRAYLRNRSKLWEMDNMLIQIKTQVEASEESALNHLQNPDEGVEGRGTKRCEKAEEKAKEIAKMAEMLVELVRRIERSESS